GTTCCCCGAAGGCACGCGCACGCCGGTCGGCAAGCAAGGCAAGTACAAGACGGGCGGCGCGCGCTTCGCGATCGAAACCGCCACGCCCGTCGTGCCGATCGCGCACAATGCAGGTCGGGTGTGGCCGCGCAACTCGTTCACGAAATTCCCGGGCGTCGTCACCGTGTCGATCGGCAAGCCGATCCCCGTCGAGGGGCTGACGCCCGATGCATTGAACTCGCAGGTCGAAGCATGGATCGAAGCGGAAATGCGCCGTATCGATCCCGATTCGTATCGCCAGGCGGGCAATGCCGGCACGCGCGATGCCGCGCGTGTCTGAATCCCCCGGATTGCAGCCGTTGCGAACGACAAAAAGAAGCGAACTGATGAAACAGCGTCCGCGGCCACGGCCAGCCGTCGTGGCCCTCGATCATCACCAGATGGACCTGCCGCTCTTCGACGGGCCGGCCGCCGCACCGTCGGCGCCCACTACACCGCCAGCCCCGCCCGAAACGGCGCCCGCCGCACCCCTCGATCCGGGCCCGGCGCCCGACCGCTCGCGCGTGCGCACGTTCGCCCTCGACAGCCGCGTGCTCGAATATCGCCTGAAGCGCTCGGCACGCCGCACGATCGGTTTCACGATCGATGGCAGCGGGCTGTCGATCACCGCGCCGCGCTGGGTCACGCTCGCCGACATCGAGGCCGCGATCTCCGAGAAGCAACGCTGGATCTTCGCGAAGCTCGCGGAGTGGAAGACCCGCACCGAACAGCGCGCGCTGCCGCAGATCGACTGGCGCGACGGCGCGCAGCTCCCGTATCTCGGCAAGACGGTGACCATCGCGCTCGGCGCGGGCCCCGTCGCGTTCGATGCCGATGCGCTGCGGCTCTCACTGCCGCTGCCCGCGCAAGCCGACATGCAGCAGATCAAGGATCGCGTGCAGGGCTGGCTGCAGGGCGAGGCCAAGCGGATCTTCGGCGAACGCCTCGCGGTCTACGCGGAAAAGCTCGGCGTCACGTATTCGATGTACGCGCTGTCGTCAGCCGCGACACGCTGGGGCAGCTGCTCGAGCGACGGCAAGATCCGTCTGAACTGGCGGCTGATCCATTTCCCGATGTCGATCGTCGACTACGTGGTCGCGCACGAGCTGTCGCACCTGCGCGAGATGAACCACAGCCCGGCCTTCTGGCAGACCGTCGAGTCGATCTTCCCCGAGTTCCGCGAAGCACGGCACACGCTCAAGCATCACCCGCCCGAGCTGCTGCCGTCGCTGTAACGCGCACGGCCATGCCGTAAACGCAGACGGGCGATGCGGGTCACCCCGCACCGCCCGTCCGTGCCACCGCCGCGCGCATCGCGCGCCGCAGCCCGTTCATCCGGCGCTCAGTGCGCCTTCTTCTGGATGAACTCGATCTTGTAGCCGTCCGGATCCTCGACGAACGCGATCACGGTCGTGCCGTGCTTCATCGGGCCCGCTTCGCGCGTGACCTTGCCGCCTTGCGCCTTGATCTTGTCGCAGGCCGCGTACGCGTCCTCGACTGCCACCGCCAGATGGCCGAAACCGTTGCCCAGATCGTAGGCCGGCGTGTCCCAGTTATGGGTCAGTTCGATCACGGTGCCCGTGCTTTCGGCTTCGTAGCCGACGAACGCGAGCGTGAACTTGCCTTCCGGATAATCCTCGCGACGCAGCAGCTTCATGCCGAGCAATTCGGTGTAGAACTTGATCGAGCGGTCGAGATCGCCGACTCGCAGCATCGTATGCAGCAAACGCATGGGTTGTACTCCTGTGGGGACTTTCCAGAACCGGAAACTCTACCAGAGTCGGGTCGACTTCGCCGAGGGCGCCCTGGGCGTGGCAGCCGATACGAAGCATGGGTCCGGCATGCCCGAACACGCGCACGCCGGCAGAACCGGTCGCGCCCGACCGGCCCCCTTCGCGCCTGCCGATCGGGTACCATCCTTCCACTTCGCACCAAAAGCGGGCATCCGGCCCGCCCCCGAACGCGACCACCCTCCCACTCAGCCACACTGCCGTGCGACACCACCGATTCGAGCGCGCCGAACGCGCCGCCCACCCGACCTCGCTGCCGCCGTGCCGGACCGGCGAGGCCCACCGATGACCGCGCTCGCCGCCGCCCCCGTGCGCCGCGCGCTCGACACGCGCGCCGTCGGCGTGATGCTGCTGCTGTGCGCGATCTGGGGCTTCCAGCAAGTCGCGATCAAGAGCACGAACGCCGCCATCGCGCCGATGTTCCAGGCCGGGCTGCGCTCGGTGATCGCTGCGGCGCTGCTGTGGGGCTGGGCCCGCGCGCGCGGCACGCCGCTGTTCCAGGCGGACGGCACGTTCGGCGCGGGCCTCGCGGCCGGTTCGCTGTTCGCCGGCGAATTCATCTGCGTGTTCTTCGGGCTGACGCTGACCAGCGCGTCGCACATGGCGATCTTCCTGTACACGGCGCCCTGCTTCACCGCGCTCGGCCTGCATCTGTTCGCGCCGGGCGAACGGCTGCAGCGCACGCAGTGGGCCGGCGTCGGCCTCGCGTTCGCCGGCATCGCGCTCGCGTTCGCGGACGGCTTCCTGAAGCCGCGCGCGCCCGGCGCGTCCGCGCTGGCGGGGCTGGCCGGCGACGCGCTCGGGATTCTCGGCGGCGCGATGTGGGCCGCGACGACCGTCGTCGTGCGCTCGACGGCGCTCGCGCGGGCGAGCGCGAGCAAGACGCTGTTCTACCAGCTCGCGGTGTCGGCGGTCGTGCTGGTCTCGCTCGCCGCGCTGTTCGGCCAGGTGTCGTTCGCGCACGTGACGCCGGTCGCGGTGGCAAGCCTCGCGTACCAGTCGGTGATCGTCGCGTTCGTCAGCTATCTGTCGTGGTTCTGGCTGCTGACGCGCTACAGCGCGTCGCGGCTGTCCGTATTCACGTTCCTGTCGCCGCTATTCGGCGTCGCGTTCGGCGTGCTGCTGCTCGGCGAATCGGTTGGCTGGCGCTTCATGTCCGCGGCCGCGCTCGTGCTGACCGGTATCGCGCTCGTCAACACGCCGCCGCGCAGGCGGGCGTGACGGCCGCCAACTGCCCGGCATGCGCCACACGTCCGTGCAATTAAAAAGGCTGCCCGCGGGGCAGCCTTGTCGGCACATCCGGTCCGGCTCGCGCCGCGCGCGTCATCCGGCCTTGCGCACCGCCGCGAGCGCCTGCGCGACGCCGACGTATTCGGCCACGCTCACGTCCTCCGCACGGCGCGCGAGATCGAAACCGAGCGCCTCGAAATCGATCGCCTCGCGGTAGTCGCCGAGCGTATTGCGCAGCATCTTGCGGCGCTGCGAGAACGCGGCGGTGACGATTTCGCCGAGCAGCACGGGATCCACCTCCGGCAGTTCGTGCGGCTCGTACGGAATCATCCGGACGATCGCCGAATCGACCTTCGGCGGCGGCTGGAACGATTCCGGCGGCACGTCGAGCATCTTTTCCATCACGTAGCGGTACTGCAGCATCACCGACAGCCGCGAAAAAGCCTTCGTGCCCGGCTCCGCGACCATCCGTTCGACGACTTCGTTCTGCAGCATGAAATGCTGGTCGATGACCGCATCGGCGAACGTCATCAGGTGAAACAGCAACGGGCTGGAAATGTTGTACGGCAGGTTGCCGACGATCCGCAGCGACGGCTTGTCGCCCGGCGCCGCGAGCGAACGGAAGTCGAACGCGAGCGCGTCGCCCGCGTGCAGTTCGAGCAGCGCGCCGAAGCGCCGTTGCAGGCGCCCGATCAGGTCGCGGTCGAGCTCGACCGCATGCAGCGGCGACTCGGGCGTCGCGAGACGCTCGATCAGCGGCCCGGTCAGCGCGCCGAGCCCGGGGCCGATCTCGACCATGCGCTGGCCGCGCGCGGGCCCGATCGTCGAGACGATCGAGTCGATCACGCCGTGATCGACGAGGAAGTTCTGCCCGAAGCGCTTGCGCGCGAAGTGGCCTTGATGCTGTCTGCTGTTCGACATCGACTCAGTAAAACGAAAAATACGACGAATGGGGTCAGGTCGGGACGCGTCAGGCCGCGCGGCGATGGCGCGCCATCGTGACGGCCGTGTCGAGCGCGGCAACCATGCTGCCCGGATCCGCGCGGCCCGTGCCGGCCAGATCGAGCGCGGTGCCGTGATCAACCGACGTACGGATGATCGGCAGCCCGAGCGTCACGTTGATGCCCTCGCCGAACGTCGCATACTTCAGCACGGGCAGCCCCTGGTCATGGAACATCGCGAGCACGCAATCGGCGTCGGCCAGATGGCGCGGCTGGAACAGCGTGTCGGCCGGATACGGGCCGCGTGCATCGATGCCCTGCGCGTTCGCGCGTGCCAGCGCCGGCGAGATCACGTCGATCTCCTCGCGACCGAGATAACCGTTCTCGCCCGCGTGCGGGTTGAGCCCCGTCACGAGGATGCGCGGCGCGGCGAGACCGAAGTCGCGCCGCAGGTCGCGATCGATGATCGCGAGCGTCTCGACGAGCCCGTCGATCGTCAGCGCGGCCGACACGTCCTTCAGCGGCAGGTGCGTGGTCGCGAGCGCGACGCGCAGCGGCTTGTCGCCGGTGCCCGCCAGCATCATCACGACACGCGGCGTATGCGTGCGCTCCGCCAGGTATTCGGTATGGCCGGTGAACGGAACGCCCGCATCGTTGATCGTGCTCTTCTGCAGCGGGGCGGTAACAATCGCGTCGTACCGGCCTGCCAGCGCGCCGTCGATCGCCGCGTCGAGCAACCCGAGCACGTACCGGCCGTTCGCCGCGTCCAGCCTGCCCGCCTGCGCGGGCGCGGCGAGCGCGCGATGCGCGACCGACACCTGCCCGCCGCCGGCAAGCATTGCCCGGTCGACGCCGACGGCTGCCGCACGCGCATCGAGCAGCGCCGCATCGCCGAGCACGGTGAAATGCGCGTCGGGCCAGCGCTGCGCAGCGTCACGCAGCGCCTGCACGGTCAGCTCCGGGCCGACCCCCGCGGGTTCGCCGGTCGTGATCGCGATCTGCAGCGCGGGCGTCGTCATCGAAAGCTCGCTCAGTTCGCCGGGCTGACGCCGCCGATCTTGTACTGCACGTACGACGAATCGCGCAGCTCGCGCAGCCAGTCGGCATACGCCTGCTCGGCCTTGCGCTGGCCGATCGCCTGGCGCGCGATGTCCATCTGCTGCTGCACCGAGCCTTCCGCATCGCGGCGGTTCAGCACCTGGATCAGGTGGTAGCCGTATTCGGTACGAATCGGCTGGCTGATCTGGCCGTCCTGCAGGTTGTTCATCGCACGCTCGAATTCCGGCACGGTCTCGCCCGGGCTGATCCAGCCGAGATCGCCGCCCTGCGATGCCGAACCGTCCTGCGAGTAGGTGCGCGCGAACTTCGCGAAATCGCCGCCTGCCTCGACCTGGTTACGGATGTCGACCAGTTGCTGGCGCGCCTGGCCTTCCGACTTGCCTTCGCCCACGCGCAGCAGGATGTGGCGTACGTGCGTCTGGACGATCTTCGGCGCCGCGGCGGCGGCGCCCTGGCTCTGGCGGCGGTCGACGAGACGCACGATCTCGAAGCCGTCCGGCACGCGGATCAGCGTCGGGTTGACCTGGCCCGGGCGCAGCTTCGATGCGGCATCGACGACCTCGGCCGGCAGCGCGCTCGGCGCCTTGAAGCCGAGGTCGCCGCCCTTCTTCGCGTCGTTCGCTTCCGAATTGTTCTTCGCGAGCCGCTCGAAATCAGAGCCCGACTTCGCCTGCTGCAGCAGCGCCTCGGCCTTCTTCTGCGCGACTTCGATGTCGGCCTGCGGCGCGTTGGTCGGCGCCTTGATGAAGATGTGCTGGAAGCGCAGGTCCTGCTGCTGCGACGCATTCGGCCCGCGCTGGCTCGCGATGTAGTTCGCGACCTCGGCGTCCGACACGGTGATCTTGCCGTCGACCTCGCGCTCGCGCAGCTTCGACAGCATCAGCTCGGTGCGCGCGTCGCTCGTGAAGATGCTCCAGGGCACGCCTTGCGCCTCGAGACGCGCGCGGTACTGTTCGAGCGTCATCCCGTTCGCTTGCGCGAGACGCTGCAGCGTGGACTGCACGGTCGCATCGTCGACGCGGATCCCGTCGTCCTTGGCCTTCTGCACCTGGATACGCTCGAGCACCATCTGGTTCAGCACCTGCGCGCGCAACTGGTCGTCCGGCGGCACGGGCGCGTTCTGCTGCTGCAGCCGGCGCGCGATCAGGCCGGCACGCTGGTCGAGTTCGCGGCCCGTAATCACGTCGTTGTTGACGACCGCGACGACTTCGTCGGCGAGCTGCGCACCGTGCGAACCGAGCGCCTGCGCCGCGGCCGGCGCGGCGGCGAGCAGCGCGGCGGACGCGGCGAGGCTGGACACGACTGCCGCGAAACGAAGGGTTTTCTTCATTGCCACTGGAACTCCATTGAAATCGTGCTGACCGGTGCAGACAAGCCGGCGTTACTCGTAGTTGCTGAAGCGGGACATCGGCGGCGGCGGCGGCGGCAGCGGCGTGTAGCCCGGCACCCCGGCGCGGAATGCGGACACCAGGCCGTTGTCGACGGTCGACAAGCCCTTGAGCGTCAGCTGCATCATGAATCGCGTCGACGAGTTCTGCTGCCCCGACGAATTCACGCCGTTCGCAAACCGCTGGACACCGACCCCGAGCGCCCAGCAATCCGCGTCGTATTGTAAGCCGAGCAGACCATCGACCACGCGATCGGCGGAGAGGTCGTAGTTGAAGCGCCCGATCGCATACAGGCGGCGCGTGAGCGGCCATTGCGCGGACACCAGGAACTGGTTGATCGGCTGGCCGTCGAGCGTGGTGTTCGCACGCGTATAGCGGTAGCCGACGTTGACCACGCGACGCTCGCCCGGGCTGTAACCGAAACCGATGCTCGACTTCACGAGCTGGTTGTTGTTCTGGTTGTACTGGAACGCCGTCTCCGACATGAAGCCCGAGCCGAGCTTCAGCGCGGCGCCGACGATCAGGTCCGAGTGGCGCGCCTGCGCCGCGGTCTGGCCGGAATTCAGCGTGACGCGCTGATCGGCGAAGTAGTACTGCTGCGCGATCACGAAGCGCGCACGCTCGTCGCCGGTGCGCGGATCGATGAAGCGCGACGTGAGGCCGGCCGTGATCCGGTTCGCATCGGCGATCCGGTCGTTGCCGACGAACGTGTTCGGCTGATAGATCTCCGCGAGGCCGAAGTCCGATTCCGCGGTGTCGAACAGCGGCGCGTTCGACTGGTCGCGATACGGCGTGTACACGTAGTACAGGCGCGGCTCGAGGGTCTGGATGAAGTCCTGGCCGAACAGGCGCACCGAGCGGTCGAAGATCAGGCCCGTATCGAAGCTCACGGTCGGGATCGACTCGGTGAAGCGCTTCGGGCTGTTGGGCGTGCTCGACGACAGGTAGTTCAGGTCGTACGACGCGAAGTGGTACTGGACCTTCGGCACGACGAAGTAGCCCGGGCCGTACACGCCGTACGCGATGTACGGGTTGAAGACGATCCGGTCGCCTTCGGTCGCATCGGCCGTCGTGATGCGGAACCGCGAATAGTCGGCTTCCGCGCCGTAGTCGAAGCCGCCGACGTTGTACTTCGTGTACTTCACGTTCAACTGCGGCTCGCGGCTGTACGGCGCGATCGACGGCGGCAGCGTCTGCCAGTGCTGGTAGCGCGCGAGCACCGACCACGGGCCGTTGTTGTACGTGACACCGGCTTCCTGCTGGTACAGCGTCTGCGTCCCGTTGATGAACTGGTTCATCGAACCAAGATCTTCGGGATACGTGTTGTCCGAGACCTTGTTGAAGTAGACGTAGCCGCCGAAGCCGCCGCCGAAGTTCTGCTGGTGCTGCCAGTAGATCGCGTAGCGGTTGCGGTGCGCGAGCCGGTCATCCGGCAGGTAATTGGCCGTAAACGTGCCCGAATACGACGGCGACAGATAGCGGAACGTCGCCTCGGCCATCACGCCGCGCCGCGAGATGATGCGCGGCGTGAGCGTCAGGTCGCGGTTCGGCGCGATGTTGAAGTAGTACGGCAGCGTCAGCTCGAACCCGTTGTTCGAGTTCATCGAGAACGTCGGCGGCAGCAGGCCGCTGCGCCGCTCGCCCGACAGCGGGAACGTCATCCACGGGCTCGCGAAGATCGGCACGCCCTGGAAGAACAGCACGCCGTTGCGCGCGGTGCCTTCGTCGGCGCCCGTATCGAAGTCGAAGCGGCTGCCCTTGATATACCACGCGGGGTTCGTCGAGCACTGGCACGCCGTGTAGGTGCCGTTGACGAACACCGAGCGCTCGTTGTCGAGCATGTCGACGCGCTCCGCGCTGCCCGACCCGCCCGTCACGTTGAAGTGGTACTTCGGCGCCGTCATGAAGCCCTGGTTCGCCTCGATCTTCAGGTGCGCCTCGGGGCCCGCGAACGACGTGCCCCCATTGAGCACCCTGACCTGGCCGTACGCATCGGCCATGTCGGTATCCTGATCGTAGTGGATCGCGTCGGCCTTCACGACGGCGTCGCCGCGCCGCAGCTCGGCCGAACCCTTCGCGGCAAGATCCTGGTCGGCCGTGCCGCTCGTGTGGTCGGCGATCACGAAGGCGGACGGTTTCGCGCCGTCCTTCAGCGGATGATCCTCGAGCTGGGGCGCGAGACGCAGATCCCACGGCGTGTCGAGCGGCTGCGGCTGCGCGGCCGCGCCCGACAGCTGCGCGTACGACACGGCCGGCACGAGGCCGGGCACGGCCAGGAGCGCGAGCGCGAGCCGCCGTTTGCGCGGCGCCCCGTCACCGGGGAAAACATTCGGGAATAGCGGTTTGGGCGGCATCTATCGTTTGGCGAATCGCCCCTTGTCAACCGCGCCTTCACGCACGGCGGGCCGCGCCGTCGAACCGCGACTGCGGCTGAGCGCAAACCGGGGAGGCGATCGGGCGACGGCGCGACAGGCAGCGGGCCTGCACGGCGGAAGCTGACGCGGGGCGCGTCAAAAAAGTCGTGGGGTATTATATGGCAAGACGTTCTCCCCTCCCCCGAGTTTCATGACGCCCCCATCCGCCGCACCCCAGCCCGACGCCCGCCTCGAAGCGCTCACCGCGTGGCTGCACCCGCTCGCCGAGCGCTACGCCCTCGACCTGTCGACCCTCGCGCCCGCGTCGTCGGACGCCAGTTTCCGCCGCTATTTCCGTGTCGCGTCGGCCACGAGCCCCGGCGGCGCGCTGATCGCCGTCGACGCGCCGCCGCCCGAGAAGTGCCGCGAATTCGTCCAGGTCGCGCAGCTGCTCGCCGCAGCCGGCGACCACGTGCCGGACGTGCTGGCCCACGATTTCGACGCGGGCTTCATGCTCGTGACGGACCTCGGCCGCACGTCGTACATCTCGGTGCTCGATCCGGCCGACCCGGCCGCCGCGCGGCCGCTGATGCGCGACGCGCTCGATGCGCTGATCCGCTTCCAGCTCACGTCGAAGCCCGACGTGCTGCCGCCGTTCGACGAGGCGTTCCTGCGCCGCGAAATGGAGTTGCTGCCCGAATGGTACGTCGGCCGCCACCTCGGCAAGCCCGTCACCGACGCGATGCGCGGCACGCTCGACCGCACTTTCGCGCTGCTGGTCGCCAGCGCGCACGCGCAGCCGCAGGGTTTCATGCTGCGCGACTTCATGCCGCGCAACCTGATGGTCTGCGAGCCGAACCCGGGGGTGCTCGATTTCCAGGACGCCGTCTACGGGCCGCTGACGTACGACGTCGTTTCGCTGCTGCGCGACGCATTCATCAGCTGGGACGAGGAGTTCGAGCTCGACTGCTTCGCGTACTACTGGGAAAAGGCGAAAAAGGCCGGCCTGCCGGTCGACGCCGATTTCGGCGAGTTCTACCGCCAGCTCGAATGGATGGGGCTGCAGCGCCACATCAAGATCCTCGGCCTGTTCGCGCGCATCAATTACCGCGACGGCAAGCCCCACTACCTGAACGACCTGCCGCGCTTCCTCGCGTATGCGCGCAAGGTCGCGCTGCGCTACCGCCCACTCGGGCCGTTCGCGAAGCTGCTCGACGAACTCGAGGGCAACGCGGCGGACGACGTGGGCTATACGTTCTGACCGTCCCGACCGTCCTGATACCCAGCCGAACATGAGCAACACCCTGACCACGGCGATGATCTTCGCCGCCGGGCGCGGCGACCGGATGCGCCCGCTGACCGACACCTGCCCGAAGCCGCTGCTCGAGGCGGGCGGCAAGCCGCTGATCGTGTGGCAGATCGAAGCGCTCGCGCGCGCGGGCATCGACACGATCGTGATCAACCACGCATGGCTCGGCGAACGGATCGAGGCCGTGCTCGGCGACGGTTCGCGCTGGGGCGTGCGGCTCGCGTATTCGGCCGAGGGCGAAGCGCTCGAGACCGCCGGCGGCATCGCGCAGGCGCTGCCGCTGCTGGAACGCGACGGCCGGCCGACGGTGTTCGTCGCGGTGGCCGGCGACGTATTCGCCACATTCGATTACGGGACGCTCGCCGCCCGCGCGGCGCGCATGTTGGCGCTCGACACGCCCGCGATGCATCTCGTGATGGTGCCGAATCCGCCGTTCCATCCGTCCGGCGACTTCGTACTCGGGGGCGACGGGCGCCTGTCGCTCGACGGCAGCCCGCGCGTCACGTTCGGCAGCATCGGCCTGTACGACACGCGGATGTTCCGCGATCTCGCGCCCGGCACGCGGCGCGCGCTCACCCCCTACTTCCGCGCGACGATCGAAGCCGGCCGCGCGAGCGGCGAACTGTACGAAGGGATCTGGGACAACATCGGCACGCCCGCGCAGCTCGGCGAGCTCGACGCGCGGCTGCGCGCCGCGGGCTGACGGGCGGCCGCCAGCACGAGCACTTCCCGCCAAGCACCGGTTTCCGCTGAGCGCCGCGGCGCGCAGCGCTTTCATCAAACCGCCTCGGCCTCTTCCCCGCCCGCCGCCGCGCGCTGCTGCTGCAGCGCCCACATCTGCGCATACAGCCCGTCGGCGCGCACGAGTTCGTCATGCGTGCCACGCTCGACGATCCGACCGTGGTCCATCACGAGGATCTGCTGCGCGTGCACGACCGTCGACAGCCGGTGCGCGATCACGAGCGTCGTGCGATGCCGCGCGATCTGGTCGAGCTCGTGCTGGATCGCGCGCTCCGAGCGCGAATCGAGCGCCGACGTCGCCTCGTCGAACAGCAGGACCGGCGGATCCTTCAGCAGCGTGCGCGCGATCGCGACGCGCTGCTTCTCGCCGCCCGACAGCTTCAGCCCGCGCTCGCCGACCGGCGTGTCATAGCCCTTCGGCAAGCTTTCGATGAAATCGTGAATGTGCGCGGCGCGCGCGGCCGCGACCACCTCGTCGCGGGTCGCGGTCGGCCGGCCGTACGCGATGTTGTAGTAGATCGAGTCGTTGAACAGCACGGTGTCCTGCGGCACGATCCCGATCGACGCGCGCAGCGAGTCCTGCGTGACGTCGCGGATGTCCTGGCCGTCGATGCGGATCGCCCCGCCCGCCTGCCGGTCGAGATCGTAGAAGCGGAACAGCAGGCGCGACAGCGTCGACTTCCCGGAGCCGCTGTGGCCGACCACCGCGGTCGTCGTGCCCGCGTCGATCGTGAACGTCACGTCGTGCAGGATCGACCGCGCCGGCTCGTACGCGAAGTTCACGTGCTCGAAGCGCACCTGCGCGCCGGCCACCGCGAGCGGCTGCGCGTCGGGCCGGTCCGCGACTTCCTTCGCGGACGACAGCAGCCCGAACATCCGGTCCATGTCGGTGAGGCTCTGCTTCAGCTCGCGATAGACGACGCCGAGAAAGTTCAGCGGAATGTAGAGCTGCAGCATGAACGTGTTGATCAGCACGAGATCGCCGAGCGTCAGCTTGCCCGCGAGCACGCCCTGCGTCGCGCGCCACAGGATGAACACGAGCCCCGTGCCGATGATCGCCTGCTGGCCGAAGTTCAGCACCGACAGCGAGTTCTGCGAGCGGATCGCGGCCTTCCGGTAGCGCTTCAGGTTCTCGTCGTAGCGCTGCGCCTCCCACTCTTCGTTGCCGAAGTACTTCACCGTCTCGTAGTTGATCAGCGAATCGATCGCCCGCGAGTTCGCGCGCGAATCGAGTTCGTTCATCGTGCGGCGGAAATGCGTGCGCCAGTTGGTGACCTTCACCGTGAACACGATGTACGTGACCAGTGCCGCGAACGTCACGTACGCGTAATAGGCCTCGTACTTGACCACGAAGAAGCCGAGCACGAGCCCGACCTCGACGAGCGTCGGCAGGATGCTGTACAGCGAATACGAAATCAGTTGCTGGATGCCGCGCGTGCCGCGCTCGATGTCGCGCGACATGCCACCCGTCTGGCGTTCCAGGTGAAACCGCAGCGACAGCCCGTGCAGGTGCCGGAACACCTGCAGCGCAAGCTGGCGCACCGCGCTCTCGGTGACCTTCGAGAACAGGATCTCGCGCAGCTCGGTAAACAGCGACGTCGACAGCCGCACGAACGCATACGCGACGACCAGCAAGCCGACGCCGCCCGCGAGCACGATGCCGGCCGACTGTTCGGCGCGGCCGAGCGCGGTGATCTGCTGCACGTAGGACAGGTGGTCGACGATGCGCTTCATCACGACCGGCACGCCGAGGTTCGCGACCTTCGCGC
The nucleotide sequence above comes from Burkholderia pyrrocinia. Encoded proteins:
- a CDS encoding M48 family metallopeptidase is translated as MKQRPRPRPAVVALDHHQMDLPLFDGPAAAPSAPTTPPAPPETAPAAPLDPGPAPDRSRVRTFALDSRVLEYRLKRSARRTIGFTIDGSGLSITAPRWVTLADIEAAISEKQRWIFAKLAEWKTRTEQRALPQIDWRDGAQLPYLGKTVTIALGAGPVAFDADALRLSLPLPAQADMQQIKDRVQGWLQGEAKRIFGERLAVYAEKLGVTYSMYALSSAATRWGSCSSDGKIRLNWRLIHFPMSIVDYVVAHELSHLREMNHSPAFWQTVESIFPEFREARHTLKHHPPELLPSL
- the gloA gene encoding lactoylglutathione lyase; the protein is MRLLHTMLRVGDLDRSIKFYTELLGMKLLRREDYPEGKFTLAFVGYEAESTGTVIELTHNWDTPAYDLGNGFGHLAVAVEDAYAACDKIKAQGGKVTREAGPMKHGTTVIAFVEDPDGYKIEFIQKKAH
- a CDS encoding DMT family transporter, with translation MTALAAAPVRRALDTRAVGVMLLLCAIWGFQQVAIKSTNAAIAPMFQAGLRSVIAAALLWGWARARGTPLFQADGTFGAGLAAGSLFAGEFICVFFGLTLTSASHMAIFLYTAPCFTALGLHLFAPGERLQRTQWAGVGLAFAGIALAFADGFLKPRAPGASALAGLAGDALGILGGAMWAATTVVVRSTALARASASKTLFYQLAVSAVVLVSLAALFGQVSFAHVTPVAVASLAYQSVIVAFVSYLSWFWLLTRYSASRLSVFTFLSPLFGVAFGVLLLGESVGWRFMSAAALVLTGIALVNTPPRRRA
- the rsmA gene encoding 16S rRNA (adenine(1518)-N(6)/adenine(1519)-N(6))-dimethyltransferase RsmA → MSNSRQHQGHFARKRFGQNFLVDHGVIDSIVSTIGPARGQRMVEIGPGLGALTGPLIERLATPESPLHAVELDRDLIGRLQRRFGALLELHAGDALAFDFRSLAAPGDKPSLRIVGNLPYNISSPLLFHLMTFADAVIDQHFMLQNEVVERMVAEPGTKAFSRLSVMLQYRYVMEKMLDVPPESFQPPPKVDSAIVRMIPYEPHELPEVDPVLLGEIVTAAFSQRRKMLRNTLGDYREAIDFEALGFDLARRAEDVSVAEYVGVAQALAAVRKAG
- the pdxA gene encoding 4-hydroxythreonine-4-phosphate dehydrogenase PdxA, which gives rise to MTTPALQIAITTGEPAGVGPELTVQALRDAAQRWPDAHFTVLGDAALLDARAAAVGVDRAMLAGGGQVSVAHRALAAPAQAGRLDAANGRYVLGLLDAAIDGALAGRYDAIVTAPLQKSTINDAGVPFTGHTEYLAERTHTPRVVMMLAGTGDKPLRVALATTHLPLKDVSAALTIDGLVETLAIIDRDLRRDFGLAAPRILVTGLNPHAGENGYLGREEIDVISPALARANAQGIDARGPYPADTLFQPRHLADADCVLAMFHDQGLPVLKYATFGEGINVTLGLPIIRTSVDHGTALDLAGTGRADPGSMVAALDTAVTMARHRRAA
- a CDS encoding peptidylprolyl isomerase; this encodes MKKTLRFAAVVSSLAASAALLAAAPAAAQALGSHGAQLADEVVAVVNNDVITGRELDQRAGLIARRLQQQNAPVPPDDQLRAQVLNQMVLERIQVQKAKDDGIRVDDATVQSTLQRLAQANGMTLEQYRARLEAQGVPWSIFTSDARTELMLSKLREREVDGKITVSDAEVANYIASQRGPNASQQQDLRFQHIFIKAPTNAPQADIEVAQKKAEALLQQAKSGSDFERLAKNNSEANDAKKGGDLGFKAPSALPAEVVDAASKLRPGQVNPTLIRVPDGFEIVRLVDRRQSQGAAAAAPKIVQTHVRHILLRVGEGKSEGQARQQLVDIRNQVEAGGDFAKFARTYSQDGSASQGGDLGWISPGETVPEFERAMNNLQDGQISQPIRTEYGYHLIQVLNRRDAEGSVQQQMDIARQAIGQRKAEQAYADWLRELRDSSYVQYKIGGVSPAN
- a CDS encoding LPS-assembly protein LptD, translating into MPPKPLFPNVFPGDGAPRKRRLALALLAVPGLVPAVSYAQLSGAAAQPQPLDTPWDLRLAPQLEDHPLKDGAKPSAFVIADHTSGTADQDLAAKGSAELRRGDAVVKADAIHYDQDTDMADAYGQVRVLNGGTSFAGPEAHLKIEANQGFMTAPKYHFNVTGGSGSAERVDMLDNERSVFVNGTYTACQCSTNPAWYIKGSRFDFDTGADEGTARNGVLFFQGVPIFASPWMTFPLSGERRSGLLPPTFSMNSNNGFELTLPYYFNIAPNRDLTLTPRIISRRGVMAEATFRYLSPSYSGTFTANYLPDDRLAHRNRYAIYWQHQQNFGGGFGGYVYFNKVSDNTYPEDLGSMNQFINGTQTLYQQEAGVTYNNGPWSVLARYQHWQTLPPSIAPYSREPQLNVKYTKYNVGGFDYGAEADYSRFRITTADATEGDRIVFNPYIAYGVYGPGYFVVPKVQYHFASYDLNYLSSSTPNSPKRFTESIPTVSFDTGLIFDRSVRLFGQDFIQTLEPRLYYVYTPYRDQSNAPLFDTAESDFGLAEIYQPNTFVGNDRIADANRITAGLTSRFIDPRTGDERARFVIAQQYYFADQRVTLNSGQTAAQARHSDLIVGAALKLGSGFMSETAFQYNQNNNQLVKSSIGFGYSPGERRVVNVGYRYTRANTTLDGQPINQFLVSAQWPLTRRLYAIGRFNYDLSADRVVDGLLGLQYDADCWALGVGVQRFANGVNSSGQQNSSTRFMMQLTLKGLSTVDNGLVSAFRAGVPGYTPLPPPPPPMSRFSNYE
- a CDS encoding aminoglycoside phosphotransferase family protein, giving the protein MTPPSAAPQPDARLEALTAWLHPLAERYALDLSTLAPASSDASFRRYFRVASATSPGGALIAVDAPPPEKCREFVQVAQLLAAAGDHVPDVLAHDFDAGFMLVTDLGRTSYISVLDPADPAAARPLMRDALDALIRFQLTSKPDVLPPFDEAFLRREMELLPEWYVGRHLGKPVTDAMRGTLDRTFALLVASAHAQPQGFMLRDFMPRNLMVCEPNPGVLDFQDAVYGPLTYDVVSLLRDAFISWDEEFELDCFAYYWEKAKKAGLPVDADFGEFYRQLEWMGLQRHIKILGLFARINYRDGKPHYLNDLPRFLAYARKVALRYRPLGPFAKLLDELEGNAADDVGYTF